One Echinicola strongylocentroti DNA window includes the following coding sequences:
- a CDS encoding FGGY-family carbohydrate kinase, whose translation MTPIPVIAIFDIGKTNKKFFLFDGHSNEIKQEYNKIPLTADEDGFECDDLAALTDWIRSSVEGICRSPDYELKGINFSTYGASFVHIGEDGEPLTPLYNYLKEIPQEVLDGFYRRYPEEANNLETASPSLGMLNSGLQLYWLKKTRPALFAKIRHSLHFPQYLSYLFTGKAVSEPTSIGCHTRLWDFQKGQYHDWVKAEGIDRVLPEIVPTGQLYTAAICGRKVDVGVGIHDSSSALASYLVRVKEPFLLISTGTWSISLNPFTQDPLTREELHNDCLNFLSIDGSPVKASRFFMGYEFNYQMDRINRHFDKPDKYYKTVPADPAIIQQIKDGKVRNTFCPEHIAETPLVKSLYGGNEWEPGAFASFEEAYHHLIWGLTLLQVASLKLARGNSAIQKVFVDGGFVHNEVFMELLGHYLPDCELVFSDFPLGSAYGAALVLEASEKKMV comes from the coding sequence ATGACGCCAATACCGGTAATTGCCATATTTGATATAGGAAAGACCAACAAGAAGTTCTTTTTGTTTGATGGGCACAGCAATGAAATCAAGCAGGAGTACAACAAGATTCCGCTGACAGCGGACGAGGATGGTTTTGAATGTGATGACCTGGCAGCATTGACGGATTGGATAAGGTCCAGTGTTGAGGGCATCTGCCGGTCACCGGACTATGAGCTCAAGGGGATCAATTTTTCCACTTATGGCGCGTCGTTTGTCCATATTGGCGAGGATGGCGAGCCGCTGACACCACTTTATAATTACCTGAAGGAAATCCCCCAAGAGGTGCTTGACGGGTTTTACCGGCGCTATCCCGAGGAGGCCAACAACCTGGAGACCGCTTCCCCTTCATTGGGCATGCTGAATTCCGGGCTGCAGCTGTACTGGCTGAAGAAGACGAGACCGGCACTGTTTGCCAAGATCAGACACTCCCTGCACTTCCCCCAGTACCTGAGCTATCTGTTTACGGGCAAGGCGGTGAGCGAGCCCACTTCCATCGGCTGCCATACACGTCTCTGGGACTTCCAAAAAGGCCAGTACCATGATTGGGTGAAGGCGGAAGGCATTGACCGGGTGCTCCCAGAGATTGTACCGACGGGCCAATTGTACACGGCAGCGATCTGTGGTCGAAAAGTGGATGTCGGTGTAGGTATCCACGACAGTTCCTCGGCGCTTGCTTCTTATCTGGTGCGGGTAAAGGAACCGTTCCTGTTGATCTCCACCGGCACCTGGAGCATTTCCCTCAACCCGTTTACCCAGGATCCACTGACACGGGAAGAACTCCACAATGACTGCCTGAATTTCCTCAGTATAGATGGCAGCCCGGTGAAGGCATCCCGCTTTTTTATGGGCTACGAGTTCAATTACCAGATGGACCGCATCAACAGGCATTTTGACAAGCCCGACAAATATTACAAGACGGTACCTGCCGACCCGGCAATCATCCAGCAAATCAAGGACGGAAAGGTCCGCAATACGTTTTGTCCGGAGCATATCGCGGAGACACCATTGGTGAAGTCCCTTTACGGCGGCAATGAGTGGGAGCCCGGGGCATTTGCCTCTTTTGAAGAGGCCTACCACCATTTGATCTGGGGGCTGACGCTGCTGCAGGTAGCGTCGCTCAAATTGGCAAGGGGGAATTCCGCTATCCAGAAGGTCTTTGTCGACGGCGGCTTTGTCCACAATGAGGTGTTCATGGAGCTGCTGGGGCATTATTTGCCAGACTGCGAGCTGGTGTTTTCGGACTTCCCACTGGGATCGGCCTACGGCGCGGCCCTGGTGCTGGAGGCCAGCGAGAAGAAGATGGTGTAG
- a CDS encoding transposase: protein MSRKYQIRDQDGLYFVTFTIVRWIDVFTRNCYKDIFINSLKYCQENKGLEVYAFVIMTNHVHLIIGRNGEVPIQAIIRDMKKYTAVKILEAIERSAEESRQDGYCIFLREQEVSRPAIPNINFGSTIVTP from the coding sequence ATGAGCAGAAAATACCAGATCAGGGATCAGGATGGATTGTATTTTGTGACTTTTACCATTGTGAGGTGGATTGATGTTTTTACCAGGAATTGCTACAAGGATATTTTTATCAATTCATTGAAGTATTGTCAGGAAAACAAGGGGTTGGAAGTATATGCTTTTGTTATTATGACAAATCATGTTCATCTAATTATCGGTAGAAATGGTGAAGTGCCCATTCAGGCGATTATCCGAGACATGAAAAAATACACTGCCGTGAAAATTTTAGAGGCTATTGAGCGAAGCGCGGAAGAAAGTAGGCAGGATGGTTATTGTATTTTTTTGAGAGAGCAGGAAGTTTCAAGGCCAGCAATACCAAATATCAATTTTGGCAGCACCATAGTCACCCCCTAG
- a CDS encoding Fic family protein — MTWNWQHTNWPQFIYNTEDFKEHELQFFEKAGMLNGSIQHIDQADQTLITIDLISNEAFKTSEIEGELLNRDSLQSSIRRQFGLQTDYRRVEPAEQGIAEMMVHLYRNYHTPLDKETLCLWHKMITNGRMDLKNIGTYRTHEDPMQVVSGPMGREIIHFEAPPSSRIPEEMSGFIRWFNDTERSGRKEGASLVRAAVAHLYFECIHPFEDGNGRVGRGISEKSLSQSLGRPTLIALSHIIVENKKGYYQALERNNRGLEISDWISYFCDTVLKAQDHTQQTINFIIQKGKFYKQFEGKLNERQLKVVDQIFREGVKGFKGGLSAKNYRSISGAPSATATRDLTKMVKVGALKKTGELKSTRYFLNI; from the coding sequence ATGACTTGGAACTGGCAACATACAAATTGGCCTCAATTCATTTATAACACGGAGGATTTTAAAGAACATGAACTGCAATTTTTCGAAAAAGCAGGGATGTTGAATGGAAGCATTCAGCATATTGATCAGGCTGACCAAACGTTGATAACTATTGACCTGATAAGTAATGAGGCGTTCAAAACCTCTGAGATTGAAGGTGAACTACTTAATCGGGACTCGCTCCAATCCTCGATCAGAAGACAGTTTGGGCTTCAAACGGATTACCGTCGAGTGGAGCCGGCAGAGCAGGGTATAGCTGAAATGATGGTTCATCTCTACAGGAATTATCACACCCCACTTGATAAGGAAACATTATGCCTTTGGCATAAAATGATCACCAACGGGAGGATGGACCTTAAAAACATTGGAACATATAGAACCCATGAGGATCCAATGCAAGTGGTTTCCGGGCCTATGGGGAGAGAGATTATCCATTTTGAAGCGCCTCCTTCAAGCCGGATTCCAGAAGAAATGAGCGGCTTTATTAGATGGTTTAATGATACAGAAAGGAGCGGGAGAAAGGAAGGGGCAAGTTTGGTAAGGGCTGCAGTGGCCCATCTCTATTTTGAATGTATTCATCCGTTTGAAGATGGAAATGGACGGGTCGGAAGGGGTATTTCAGAAAAGTCATTATCCCAAAGCTTGGGCAGACCGACCTTGATTGCCTTGTCCCACATTATCGTAGAGAATAAGAAGGGCTATTATCAAGCACTGGAGCGAAACAATCGGGGGCTGGAAATCTCAGATTGGATTTCATATTTCTGTGATACTGTCTTGAAAGCGCAGGATCACACGCAACAGACCATAAATTTTATTATCCAAAAAGGAAAGTTCTACAAGCAATTTGAAGGAAAACTCAATGAACGCCAATTGAAAGTGGTAGACCAGATATTCAGAGAAGGTGTTAAGGGGTTTAAGGGTGGGTTAAGCGCTAAAAATTATAGGAGCATCTCCGGAGCACCAAGTGCTACTGCTACGAGAGATTTGACCAAAATGGTAAAGGTGGGAGCACTAAAAAAAACAGGAGAGCTTAAAAGTACCAGGTATTTCTTGAACATCTAG
- a CDS encoding Gfo/Idh/MocA family protein, with protein sequence MSDQITNLNRRKFITKSGTLAAGSFFIHPIAKALHLRENPAKKLRVALVGTGIRGTSMFGKSVVEDYPNEVEFVGLSDINEGRLAYGKKYIGVDCPTFVDFDEMIATVKPDVLIVTTMDSTHDQFIIKGLEAGANVITEKPMTTDEVKCQNILDAERRTGKQVIVTFNYRYSPHRQKIYELLHEGAIGTVTSVDFHWYLDTDHGASYFRRWHGYRDKGGTLLVHKATHHFDLLNWWLDSDPAEVFAFGKLEFYGKNGPFRSTNCRPCPHKSDCDFYWDITKSKRLTDLYVDNEEYDGYLRDGCVYREDIDIYDKMAVQIRYMNDVQVSYSLTTYSPYEGYRIAFNGTEGRLEAWIKESQPWEEKPADELRLTKNFGETEIITIPHSGGGHGGGDVRLKDKLFKDPNMADPYRQSAGTRDGAMSILIGIAARKSIETNQPVHISDLVDIKLQAKRPKG encoded by the coding sequence ATGTCAGATCAGATTACCAACCTAAATCGCAGAAAATTCATTACCAAGTCCGGCACCCTTGCAGCCGGTTCTTTTTTTATCCACCCCATTGCCAAGGCCTTACATTTACGGGAAAATCCTGCCAAAAAGCTACGTGTCGCTTTGGTAGGAACCGGTATTAGGGGCACCAGCATGTTTGGCAAAAGTGTCGTAGAAGATTATCCAAACGAAGTGGAATTTGTCGGACTTTCTGACATCAACGAAGGACGGCTTGCCTATGGCAAAAAGTACATCGGCGTGGATTGTCCCACCTTTGTGGACTTTGACGAAATGATAGCCACCGTAAAACCCGACGTACTTATCGTCACCACCATGGACAGTACCCACGACCAGTTCATCATCAAAGGCCTCGAAGCAGGTGCCAACGTCATCACCGAAAAACCCATGACCACCGATGAGGTAAAATGCCAAAACATACTGGATGCAGAACGGCGAACCGGCAAACAGGTAATCGTCACCTTCAACTACCGCTACAGCCCGCATCGTCAAAAAATCTATGAACTGCTCCATGAAGGGGCAATAGGAACGGTCACCTCAGTGGACTTCCACTGGTACTTGGACACAGACCACGGCGCGTCCTATTTCCGTCGCTGGCATGGTTACCGTGATAAAGGCGGCACCCTGCTGGTACACAAAGCCACCCACCACTTTGACCTGCTCAACTGGTGGCTGGATTCCGATCCGGCGGAAGTTTTTGCATTTGGAAAACTGGAGTTTTATGGTAAAAATGGCCCTTTTCGCTCTACCAATTGTCGTCCCTGCCCACACAAATCCGATTGTGACTTCTACTGGGATATCACCAAAAGCAAACGCCTCACGGACCTCTATGTAGATAATGAAGAATACGATGGCTATCTCCGAGATGGCTGCGTCTACAGGGAAGACATTGACATCTATGATAAGATGGCCGTACAAATCCGCTATATGAATGATGTCCAAGTCAGCTACTCGCTTACTACTTACTCCCCCTACGAAGGCTACCGCATCGCTTTTAATGGTACAGAAGGCAGGCTGGAAGCATGGATCAAAGAAAGCCAACCATGGGAAGAAAAACCTGCTGACGAACTGCGCTTGACCAAAAACTTTGGGGAAACGGAAATCATCACCATCCCTCATAGCGGTGGTGGACATGGTGGCGGGGATGTCAGGCTAAAAGACAAACTCTTCAAGGACCCCAATATGGCGGACCCTTATCGCCAATCAGCCGGCACGCGGGATGGTGCCATGTCCATCTTGATCGGTATTGCCGCCCGAAAAAGTATAGAAACCAATCAACCCGTCCACATTTCAGACTTGGTGGACATTAAGTTACAGGCAAAAAGGCCTAAGGGCTAA
- a CDS encoding NAD(P)-dependent oxidoreductase, which produces MKIGLIKEGKVPVDRRVAFSPEQLNIMSKRYEGKLSFVVQRSDVRAFKNDEYEAVGIPMVDDVSDCEVLMGIKEVPIPLLIGDKTYFFFSHTIKAQPYNRGLLQKVLEKGIRLIDYEVLRNSSERVVAFGRWAGIVGGYNGLWTYGKKTGLFDMKRAKDCFDLKELHEEVKSIQLPPIKMVITGNGRVGNGVKEILEVAGIREVNPKELLQNYYDEPVFAQLAMEDYNRRKTDGGYEKGEFYSQPEKYESHFLKYAEVSDVLFAAAFWDPKAPKLFERKDVASEDFNLSVIADITCDIDGSVPTTVKPCTIDDPVYDVDRESFEVLPAFGEQLSISVMAIDNLPCELPRDASEDFGRQLMETVIPALLEEGKPIIEKATIAKAGELTTYFDYLEDFVRESSDDL; this is translated from the coding sequence ATGAAAATTGGTTTGATCAAAGAGGGCAAAGTTCCCGTGGATCGACGGGTAGCCTTTAGCCCGGAACAGTTAAACATCATGAGCAAGCGGTATGAGGGGAAGTTGAGTTTTGTGGTGCAGCGAAGTGATGTGAGAGCCTTTAAAAATGATGAATACGAGGCCGTGGGAATTCCCATGGTAGACGATGTGTCGGATTGTGAGGTGCTGATGGGGATCAAGGAAGTACCGATTCCTTTGCTTATTGGAGATAAGACTTATTTCTTCTTTTCCCATACCATCAAGGCACAGCCTTATAACCGGGGCTTGTTGCAGAAGGTATTGGAGAAAGGTATTCGGCTGATTGACTATGAAGTGTTGAGGAATAGCAGCGAGCGGGTAGTGGCCTTTGGGAGATGGGCAGGCATCGTCGGCGGCTACAACGGTCTTTGGACTTATGGGAAAAAAACAGGGCTTTTTGATATGAAGAGGGCCAAGGACTGTTTTGACCTAAAGGAACTTCATGAGGAGGTAAAAAGTATTCAGCTGCCACCGATCAAAATGGTCATCACCGGCAATGGCCGTGTGGGAAATGGCGTAAAAGAAATCCTGGAAGTAGCAGGGATCCGAGAGGTCAATCCCAAAGAACTTTTGCAGAATTATTACGATGAGCCTGTTTTTGCGCAGTTGGCCATGGAAGATTACAATCGGCGCAAAACCGATGGTGGATATGAAAAAGGAGAGTTTTACAGTCAGCCAGAAAAATATGAAAGCCATTTTCTCAAGTATGCAGAAGTGAGTGATGTGCTTTTTGCTGCAGCTTTTTGGGATCCTAAGGCTCCGAAGCTTTTTGAAAGAAAAGATGTGGCCAGTGAGGATTTTAATCTTTCCGTCATTGCAGATATTACCTGTGATATTGATGGTTCGGTACCGACGACAGTGAAGCCCTGCACGATAGACGATCCGGTTTACGATGTGGACAGAGAGTCGTTTGAGGTGTTGCCGGCTTTTGGCGAACAGCTGAGTATTTCGGTGATGGCCATTGATAATCTCCCTTGTGAATTGCCCCGGGATGCTTCGGAGGATTTTGGAAGACAACTGATGGAAACGGTCATTCCTGCTTTATTGGAAGAGGGAAAACCGATCATTGAGAAAGCGACCATTGCAAAAGCGGGCGAACTGACCACTTACTTTGACTATTTGGAGGATTTTGTCCGTGAAAGTTCCGATGATTTATGA
- the deoC gene encoding deoxyribose-phosphate aldolase, with product MNSINTYLEHTQLSPVLTDQQVNQLIKDAHKYQFAGVCIPPFWVKKVKRELGDSSVQVVTVVGFPLGYQMTETKVYETTKAIENGADEIDVVWSLSAFKSGMNWPKIELAKLSSVCHEAGRLLKVIVETAYLDGDELVAACKICADAGVDFVKTSTGFASSGAQLEDVKLMREVLPAQVGIKASGGIKTLDQAKAFVQAGADRIGTSAGVQIMEEWLSRKG from the coding sequence ATGAATTCCATTAACACCTATTTAGAGCATACACAGTTAAGCCCTGTCCTTACCGACCAGCAGGTCAATCAGCTGATAAAAGATGCTCACAAGTACCAATTTGCAGGGGTTTGCATACCGCCATTTTGGGTGAAAAAAGTAAAGCGTGAGTTGGGAGATTCAAGCGTACAGGTGGTGACTGTTGTGGGTTTTCCCTTGGGCTATCAAATGACCGAGACCAAAGTCTACGAAACCACGAAAGCGATCGAAAATGGCGCGGATGAAATTGACGTGGTATGGTCGCTCAGTGCGTTTAAGTCAGGGATGAACTGGCCGAAAATCGAATTGGCCAAGCTTTCTTCGGTTTGTCATGAAGCGGGGAGACTTCTTAAGGTCATTGTCGAAACGGCCTATCTGGATGGGGATGAACTGGTAGCCGCCTGTAAAATCTGTGCTGATGCAGGGGTGGATTTCGTGAAGACTTCCACCGGCTTTGCTTCATCAGGGGCCCAACTGGAAGATGTCAAGCTGATGCGGGAGGTATTGCCTGCTCAGGTCGGAATCAAAGCCAGTGGTGGCATCAAGACACTTGACCAGGCAAAGGCTTTTGTACAAGCAGGAGCCGATAGGATCGGTACCAGTGCGGGAGTTCAGATCATGGAGGAATGGCTTTCCCGAAAAGGCTGA
- a CDS encoding alpha/beta fold hydrolase, which translates to MKKNVFIGLTLIFLGLLNNAMAQAKYSGFVQSIDIRDYQGKKFTFSTLTKYESSNQMIGFAACYDDQGRFLENHLGDEPAPMDDNAWRALTLSGKIHKKGIKLLIGVLCQDAGEYYLDNLQLTIKGDKNDAPILVNGTFEDLDSGLSAFMCLSKEDSTALVKEPNHENNHILKLTVNGESTAIGRNNKVGKQVKVNGINLYYETYGEGEPLLLLHGADMSIGSFSSIIPTLAKHYKVIALDTRGHGKSTEDGRKLTYELYAEDVNAFLDKLGIEAVNVLGWSDGGNTGLVLAMNYPDKVSRLATMAAILYNDKTSVDTKINKLLEKQIEDLESRTLNEREEFSLRVKKSLQSEPNISPAALSKINCPTLIMAGEHDYVKEAHTKLIAKNIPDATFIIFDGTGHNALTEIPQRFSETVLNFLEKR; encoded by the coding sequence ATGAAAAAAAACGTTTTTATCGGGCTTACACTGATTTTTTTAGGATTGTTAAATAATGCTATGGCGCAAGCAAAGTATTCAGGTTTTGTCCAATCCATTGACATCCGAGACTATCAGGGTAAAAAGTTTACATTCAGCACTCTTACCAAGTATGAATCTAGCAACCAAATGATAGGTTTTGCAGCTTGCTATGATGACCAAGGGCGCTTTTTGGAAAACCACCTCGGTGATGAGCCTGCACCAATGGACGATAATGCCTGGAGAGCATTAACCCTTTCGGGGAAAATCCATAAAAAAGGCATTAAACTTCTAATTGGGGTATTGTGCCAAGATGCGGGGGAGTATTACTTAGACAACTTACAATTGACCATCAAAGGCGACAAAAATGACGCACCCATCTTGGTAAACGGAACTTTTGAGGATTTAGACAGTGGTCTTTCTGCCTTTATGTGCTTAAGTAAAGAAGACAGTACTGCCCTCGTTAAAGAACCAAACCATGAAAACAACCATATTTTAAAACTAACGGTAAATGGTGAAAGCACCGCAATAGGCAGGAACAATAAGGTAGGAAAACAGGTAAAGGTCAATGGTATAAACCTCTATTACGAAACCTACGGAGAAGGTGAGCCATTGTTGCTATTGCATGGTGCCGACATGTCCATAGGAAGTTTTTCCAGCATTATCCCCACTTTGGCGAAGCATTATAAGGTCATCGCACTGGACACAAGAGGACATGGCAAATCCACCGAAGATGGCAGGAAACTGACGTATGAACTATACGCTGAAGATGTCAACGCCTTTTTGGATAAACTTGGAATAGAAGCAGTAAACGTCCTTGGGTGGAGTGATGGTGGCAACACCGGCTTGGTACTGGCCATGAACTACCCCGACAAAGTCAGCCGTCTGGCCACCATGGCTGCAATATTGTATAATGACAAAACCTCCGTAGATACCAAAATCAATAAATTGTTGGAAAAACAAATCGAGGACTTGGAAAGTCGCACACTAAACGAAAGGGAGGAATTTTCCTTACGTGTCAAAAAGAGCTTACAGTCAGAACCCAACATCTCTCCCGCTGCCTTGTCCAAGATCAATTGCCCTACATTGATCATGGCAGGTGAACATGATTATGTCAAGGAAGCACATACCAAATTGATTGCTAAAAACATCCCTGATGCCACATTCATTATCTTCGACGGTACAGGTCATAATGCGCTGACAGAGATTCCGCAGCGATTTTCTGAGACGGTACTCAATTTCTTAGAAAAAAGGTAA
- a CDS encoding Na/Pi symporter: MAELTQKEDYTHRWIIAAQMLFALILFMTSIDLLTVSLLNMNNEVANEIFLATNNPFIGLFIGLLMTALIQSSSTVTAMVVAVVASGNLSITQAVPIVMGANIGTTITSTLVSFTYIMKKSEFRKAISAGVLHDLFNIITVIILLPMEYYFSFMSKIATFFSKALFSMANGVEGDYSYNIIFTRSISNIIIDWIQIPILALVISVILLFLSIKILSTSVYKTFVSNSFKDVSKHIFKFPYRSFAYGIFFTAAVQSSTVTTSLLVPAVATKKISLNKVFPFIIGANIGTTITAAIAAIYKTEAAIAIAIVHFLFNFIGALIFLPFPGLRNIPVKLAIYFGKNAAKQKVIGIAYILLTFFVIPFILIYLNKDDDTSNLDTEKQKTEIQATAPPKSSFEIHN; this comes from the coding sequence ATGGCAGAATTGACCCAAAAAGAAGATTACACTCACAGGTGGATCATAGCAGCGCAAATGTTATTTGCGCTGATCCTTTTCATGACCTCCATAGATCTTTTGACAGTCTCTCTGCTCAATATGAACAACGAGGTGGCCAATGAGATCTTTCTCGCTACCAACAACCCCTTCATAGGATTGTTCATTGGTCTGCTGATGACTGCATTGATACAGTCCAGCAGTACCGTAACGGCAATGGTGGTAGCTGTTGTAGCCTCAGGCAACCTATCCATCACCCAAGCTGTACCTATCGTCATGGGAGCCAATATCGGCACCACGATCACTTCCACACTGGTTTCTTTCACCTACATCATGAAGAAAAGTGAATTTAGAAAAGCCATTTCTGCTGGAGTACTACATGACCTATTTAATATCATTACCGTGATCATTTTGCTACCAATGGAGTATTACTTCAGCTTTATGAGCAAAATAGCCACTTTTTTCTCAAAGGCACTTTTCTCTATGGCCAATGGTGTAGAAGGAGATTACAGCTATAATATCATATTTACACGATCCATTAGTAATATCATCATTGACTGGATCCAAATCCCCATTTTGGCACTGGTGATAAGTGTTATTTTACTGTTTTTGTCCATCAAGATACTATCCACATCAGTCTATAAGACCTTTGTGTCCAATAGCTTTAAAGACGTCAGCAAACACATTTTCAAATTCCCCTACAGGTCTTTTGCCTATGGTATCTTTTTTACTGCTGCGGTACAATCCAGTACAGTGACTACCTCGCTTTTAGTACCTGCTGTCGCCACAAAAAAAATATCCCTGAACAAGGTATTTCCCTTTATCATTGGTGCCAATATCGGCACTACTATCACGGCGGCCATTGCAGCCATTTATAAGACTGAAGCCGCCATTGCCATTGCCATCGTCCACTTTTTGTTCAATTTTATCGGAGCCTTGATATTTTTGCCCTTCCCCGGCTTGAGGAACATCCCGGTAAAGCTGGCCATCTATTTTGGAAAAAATGCCGCCAAGCAAAAGGTCATTGGCATTGCTTATATCTTGTTGACTTTCTTCGTGATTCCCTTTATTCTGATTTACCTGAATAAAGATGATGATACTTCAAACCTAGATACGGAAAAACAAAAAACGGAAATTCAGGCAACTGCCCCTCCCAAATCTTCATTTGAAATACACAATTGA